The Cytophagia bacterium CHB2 genomic sequence CAAGGCCAGATTATGATCGCCACCGAAGCCGGCGCCGAGGGCATCAATCTGCAATTCTGCTCGCTGGTGGTGAATTATGATTTGCCGTGGAATCCGCAGCGCATCGAGCAGCGCATTGGCCGCTGCCATCGCTACGGCCAGCAACACGACGTAGTGGTGGTCAATTTTCTCAATCAGAATAACGCGGCGGATCAGCGCGTTTTTCAACTGTTGTCGGAGAAATTCAAGCTCTTCGAAGGCGTCTTTGGCGCGAGCGATGAAGTGCTGGGCGCGATTGAATCCGGCGTCGATTTTGAGAAGCGCATTGCCGGCATTTATCAACGCTGCCGCCGGCCCGAGGAAATCAACGCGGCCTTCGATCAATTGCAGCTCGATTTGGGCGCGCAGATCAACGAGGCGATGACGCGCACGCGCCAGCAGCTCATGGAAAATTTCGACGACGAAGTGCGGGAAAAACTGAAAGTGCGTGACACGGATTCCAATGCCTATTTAAAACATTTCGAGCGTTTGCTCATGCAGCTCACACAGCATGAGTTGAATAATCATGCCGAGTTTCTCAGCGACTCTTCGTTTCAATTAAAATCGTGTCCGTTTTCAGGCGACATTCCGCTCGGGCTTTACGAACTGCCGCGGCGCTCCGGCGAGGCTCATCTTTATCGCCTAAACCATCCGCTGGCAGAGCACCTCCTGGCCCAGGCCAAAAACCGCGCGCTGCCGCTGGCGGAAGTGGTCTTTGACCTCAGCCGGCACGATGGCAAGATCAGCATCTTGGAGCCGTTCATCGCGCAATCCGGTCGCCTGACCGTCGCGCTGTTGACGATCGAAGCGCTCGACCACGCCGAGGATTATCTGCTCATGGCCGGCATGACGGATGGCGGGCAACTGCTGGCTGCCGATGCCGCGCGCCGCTTGTTTTCTTTGCCGGCGCAGTTTGTGAATGAATTGCCGGCAAGCGAAGAAATGCCCCAACTGCAAGACGTTTTGCTTCAGCAGCAAAAGGCGATTCAACGGGACATCTCGCAGCGCAATGCCGCATTCTTTGAGGCCGAGGCCGAAAAATTGGATGGCTGGGCTGATGATTTGAAGGTGGGACTCGAACGTGAAATCAAAGAGCTGGATCGCCAAATCAAAGAGGCGCGGCGCACTGCAACGGCAGCGCTTACTTTGGATGAAAAGCTGGCCGGACAAAAACAAATCAAAGCGCTCGAAGCGCAGCGCAGCCAAAAGCGGCGCTCTTTATTTGATGCACAAGATGAGATTGACCGGCAGCGCGAGCAGCTCATCAGCGATATCGAAGGCAAGCTGCAACAGCGCGTTTCGCAGACGAGGTTGTTTTCGATCCGCTGGAGGCTAATATAAATGCTGTATTGCCAAAGCTTTAACCATTTCGGTGATGTCACCGAAATGGTCAAGCCATTGTTTCTACTGTATTAAAATTTGATTTCTTTGCGCAAAACCATGAAAATTAGTCCAGTGATAAACAGAAAATCAATAGTTTAACGCTTAATTTTCAACAACGGGAGGCACTGATGAAAACTGAAATTCAAAAAACTTCTGCCGGCCATGTTTCTCCATTCGAACAGATCCGGCGAACCAATGAGGCTGGCGCAGAATACTGGTCGAGCCGTGATTTTGCGCAGGTCTTGCAATACAATGATTATCGCAATTTCGAGCAAGTCATCCAAAAGGCGCGCGCTGCGTGCTTCAATAGCGGCCAGCGTCTTGAAGACCATTTCGTTGAGGTCACCGAAATGGTCGAGATTGGGAGCGGCGCAAAACGCGCGTTAAAAACCATCTATCTTTCCAGATATGCTTGTTATCTAATCATTCAAAACGCGGATCCGGAAAAAGACATTGTGGCGCTGGGGCAAACTTATTTTGCCGTGCAAACGCGCCGGCAAGAGCTTTCCGATCAGATGATCGAGGACGAACGCCGCCTGCTGCTGCGCGACGAAGTGACAAAGCACAACCTCAAACTCGCCGATGCCGCCAAGCGCGCCGGTGTGGTGCAGCTCGGTGTCCAGCCGGGCGTGCTCCAGCGTGAA encodes the following:
- a CDS encoding DEAD/DEAH box helicase, giving the protein QGQIMIATEAGAEGINLQFCSLVVNYDLPWNPQRIEQRIGRCHRYGQQHDVVVVNFLNQNNAADQRVFQLLSEKFKLFEGVFGASDEVLGAIESGVDFEKRIAGIYQRCRRPEEINAAFDQLQLDLGAQINEAMTRTRQQLMENFDDEVREKLKVRDTDSNAYLKHFERLLMQLTQHELNNHAEFLSDSSFQLKSCPFSGDIPLGLYELPRRSGEAHLYRLNHPLAEHLLAQAKNRALPLAEVVFDLSRHDGKISILEPFIAQSGRLTVALLTIEALDHAEDYLLMAGMTDGGQLLAADAARRLFSLPAQFVNELPASEEMPQLQDVLLQQQKAIQRDISQRNAAFFEAEAEKLDGWADDLKVGLEREIKELDRQIKEARRTATAALTLDEKLAGQKQIKALEAQRSQKRRSLFDAQDEIDRQREQLISDIEGKLQQRVSQTRLFSIRWRLI